CAAATATCTAATCGGCTAATGGGTGACCCACGTATAGACCACAATCCCACTCAATATAGTGAGTGGGAGATTGGAGTGATCGTCAACAGGCCAGGATGACCTCGGGGCCGTCGTCGCCCAAGCGGATGATCGGCGCCGAGTAGTCGTTATATATTTCGTGCGGCCAGTCCCAGTCCTGCTTCGGTGGCCGCATGGCAGACACTATCGACGGTAGCCGGTCCCGCGGCGTGGCATTGTAATTTGTACACATAATTCGGATCTCGCAGTTGCGTTTCCGATCTAGTCTACCTGCGCGGCGACTTTTTGTTGAGTCGTCAGTTCCAATACCTTAACCTTCCAGCTTTGGGAAAAGGATCGCTGCAGCACCTCATCTGTCTGGATGCCGGTTATTAGAATATGGTTGTTATAAATCCATGTGACCGCGGCGTCTTGAAGCGGCGACAGCGAATCGAATCCACCATTTAGCAACCGCGCTACGAGAGTAGGGCGATCTGCAGAACCATCGCTCGGCTTGCGCTCAACGCGGAGCTCTTCGCTCACGCAATTCATCCTACGCTTGATCAATTCGTTTCGGGTGAGTAAGCGCCCCTCATCCCAAAGACTTTCCACTATGACAAACATTCTGTTGCTTCAAAAATACTGTATGGATGAACAGTGTATGTGGTTTGCGAATTGCCGCAATGTTGTCTTTTGGTAACCTGCGGGTGTGATTCCGATGTTTACTTGTATCCAAAGCAAGCTATTTCTGTAAAGATGTCATAGTGGAAATTTTTCGGGATCGAACATGGTGATGCGGAAGATTGTTGTCGTAGGCGATAAAACTACTACGGCCGGCGTGATTCTGCCGAACGCGAACTCAACATTCTCGGTTGGCGATGCATCCCACAAGGTTGCGCTGATCGGCGGGCAGGCAACATGCTTGGCCTGTAAAGGTGTGGGAGTCATCGCTAAGGCTGGTGGTCCACGCAGGATGAACTTTATGGGCGAAGTGGCTTTGGAGAACGACATCGTTATTTGTGGATGTCCCGTTCACCCAAAACTCGTCGCGAATCTCCGTCAAACGATGACCTACGATGACCAGGCGGAAGCGCTTGGGAACGTAGCCATTCCTGCGGCAGCAGGAATGATCGCGTCGAGCCAGGTTGGCGAATCACCTGCGCACGCGAATGTCAGCAGGCCCGACGAACAGGTACGCGCAGTCGACGCAAAAACTGGCGATCCAATCGCAGACCTTGCGTACTATATCGAAGCGCCCGATGGATCGACACACAATGGCTACACTGACTCGGCCGGGCTGTGCGACCGACTCACGACGTTCCAGCCGCAGGAACTCAAGGTATGGTTTGGCGAAGATGCTGAAGAAAAGATGCGGAGCGCTTAATGGACGGCAAAGTCAACACGAATCACGAAAAAGGATCGGTGGCTTCGGTGCCGCACAAGCGCAAGGTTCGCCTGCTTCTGTGGGGTGGCGCCGCCGGCGTAGGCGATAACTCAGCATTCGAATTTGCTGCGCGCAATGTGGTCAACGACTACAAGGCCGCCGACAAGGGCAATTTCACAATCATTAGTCAGCGCATTCTTGTCGCGAAGGACATTGTGACCCAGATCAACAGCCAGGACGACGACAGCATTCGGTCGGTTGATATTTTTACACATGGCGGGCCGCAAGCCTTGTATCTTACGACAGCGCAGCCGGACGGTAGCAAAATATTGCGCTACGTCTTTCACAACTCCAGCCTTTACCGTACCCGCACGCGGATGATTTTGAACGCTGCCGGCTGGACGAAAGGATCTGCGCTCGTCGGCGAAATCGAGTTTTCCAAATTCACGTCAAATGCGAAGATTGAGCTGCACGGTTGTAAGACCGCAGATGCCGAGTCGGACACTGATAACATAGCTGACGACCTGTCGACGCGCCTAGCCGAGGCTGGCAAGAGCGCCGCAATCGTCATTGGACACGCGGACAAGGCGAATCCCAATATTAAAGGCGGCGGCGAGAAGAATGCCGAGCAAGACTATCGCCATGGACAGCGGGTGGTGTTCGTTAACGGAAAAATTGCCAAGGTCACGAAACAGAAAGGGCCGATCAGCGATAAAGAGCTGGATGCTCTGGTCAAAGGAAAGGGTGGTTCATGAAACTCGGCGCGGTAGCACGGTACTTATCAACGGCATTTCTCATATTTGCGGCTGTGCTGATTGCATATGGCCTCTACGGCATGTCGCGGTTTGTCTTGTACCAAGGCATGTACGTTGACGATGGATTTATCCTGTTCGACAACGGTTTTTACCCTTTCTTTTGGGCTGTCTTTTCCTTTTAATTGGACAGGTGCTGCGACTACATTGGCGACGGCAAGTAATGATCGTCGCGGCCGCGGCCAGTCTTGTATTCCTGATCTGGAAACGGGTCACAGTTCCCGCACTCAGCACTGGTGGCCAGGAATTATTTCCTGACGCAGGATTACTTAGCGAACTTATCGTGGTCGCCGTTGTTCTTTTGGGTTTTGCTCTGGCGGACAGGTACGTGCAGATCGTGATCGACGCCATTGTGGTGCGTCCGTTTCGTAGGCTTACAGGATCCAATGACTAGATATTTGGCAGCGTAACCCCTCTGTAGTCCAAAGGAACGTTTGGGCGTCGATCACCAATATTTGGAGAACTTCTAGATGAGAAAGATTGGTGTTCAAATATTTATTGTCTGCGCACTTATTCTTTGTTTTGGAAGCCCTCAATGTAACGACCAGTTATCGCCGACTTTAAAAAATGAACCTCTGGCTGGTTTTACACATGACCAGCGAATACGCATAAATGGCGTTGGTGCAGCAACGACTGTGGCGGAACATCCATCATTGGCGGTTTGGGCGCGGACGAGTGGTGACGCAGTGGAAAAGCATTGGGAATTCTTTTCCACTGAAGCCTGGTTAGTGTATTTAACGGGCCTGCTAGCGCTCATCACAGGTTTTCTAGCGCTTTACACGGGTAAGTTGTACAGGGCAACCGTCCAGCTCGGGAAGGAAGCTCAGAGTAACGGGGAAGATCAGGGGAAAAAAATGGAAGCCTCTATTCGAGAGGCGACTCGCGCTGCTTCCGCGATGGAGGCGCTTGCGGAGGCTACGAAAAGTAACGCACTACTGCTGCCAGATATGCTGAGTAAGCAAATGCGGGCATATTTACAAGTTGAGATCGGGCAAGCGGTACATCAAGCTGTGGGGATCAAATTTGCAGCGAGTCCAATTATCGTCAATAAGGGTGTCACGCCGGCAAAGAACGTCTGCTTTACTTTGAACGCCGCTATCCTCAGCAGCAATATGCTGCCGAATTTTATGTTCGAAGATCGAGGCGAGAAAACTATCAACGATGCTGGATTGGCCGCTGGGCAGCACTTTATTATTAGCTGCATTGTGGCAGAACGATACTCAGAGGCAGAAGTCGCCGATATTGTCGACCAAAACGACAAGTCGCTTTTTGTGTGGGGAACAGTAACTTATGACGATGTGTTTGGCGGCGCTTGGAAAACCGATTATTGCCACAATTATAATTTCTTTCGAGACGGTGAAAAGATTGGTTTAATAACTATTATTTTCAACGGCACAACGGAAGCACCTAGCGACCCATCAATCGAGTGATAACAGAAGGCGGCAATCGGCCGAGGCTGTGTAAAAACTCAGAAAAATTCGGCACATGTAAAAATCGGCCTCTCAAAACGACCGCTAAGCGATTTTTTCAATATCGGCAATGGTCACTCTACCCACGAAAATTTCATGTTTTGCGTTTTTACACAGCCTCGGCCAGTAGCGGTCACTCACAAAATCAACCCAAAGCGGACATCAGTGCGTTATGGTCATATGGTCATATGGTAATGGCTGCAGCCGCGCCTCGGATACCAGTCGGCTAGGGGTGGGCGAAGTGGCGCGGTTCCGGTTGGAAATGGAAAATGAGATTGTCCAAATCAATAAGGTGAAAGATGGAAAAAATTAAAATAGATAATTTTTCCAAGGAGTACCCTAGGTGTCATTTCCCCGAATTTACTTCCCTGGACAAAGATAATTGCACCGCAATTTATGAAAAAATTTCGAAGAAACTAGGACTTGCCACCACCAGCGACGGATTGGCTTTGGTAAGAACCATTGATGCGCGTCAAAAAACTTGTCCAACTGCCGAAGGTATTGGAGATCAATTTAGTTTTACTTCATTATTGACGACCTATGGATTAAAGGGAGCCGACAATGTCTACGTAAATTGGTACCGCTACGATAGGATAGATAAACTGAAGTTTAGCGATCTAGACAAATATTTTTTAGACATATGGTACCGGGGCGTAGACGATATGGATGTCTTTGATGACACCCTTGATTGGATAATATCCGTAAGCCACGATTCGAAAATTAAGCTACTGAAGTTATGAAGCCAGCATCAAAGGATGATATGGCGAGGTAGAACGCCCACTGGTCCGGCCCGAGGGGTTTATACCAAGATGAGCAGAGGCCTTTTTATTTGCGTTATAGAATTCGATTGCGTTATTCAACTGTATTAACTAAAACTTGATCTGGCAAGAAATGCCAGGTCAAGTCTAGGTCGACTAGCGATTTTATTGGCTCCAAGCCGATCACACTTAGTGGCAGGTACAAAGCAGCCTGGCAGATTTATTCAAATCCAAGCGGCATACCGGGTGGTGAATTTCGCTACCTCGTTTGGCACGTAAAGTGAAAAGCATTAATTATGAACATCCCCACCACCGTTTGTTCGCTCGAAAGCTTTGACTAGAATGTCGTTTACTTTTAAATGTAATGCTTGTGGCGAAATCCATGAGGGCATGCCGAGTTTTGATTGCCATGCTCCGCTTAGTTACTACAACATCCCAGAGATGGAGCGTGCTGGGCGCTGTGATTTGGGAAGCGATGACTGCGTAATCGATAAACAGCAGTACTTCGTTCGTGGATGTATTGAAATTCCAGTCCAAGGTGAAACGGAACCATTTAGTTGGGGAGTGTGGGTTTCGCTAAGTGAAGTTAATTTTCTTCTATGGCTTAAATATTTTGAAGAAGAAAAACGTTCACAAGTCGGACCGTTCTTCGGCTGGCTTAACGCGTGGTTGAAGCCTTATCCAGACACCATAGGTCTAAAAACAATGGTTCACCTGCGTGATAATGGTATTCGCCCATATATTGAACTTGAACCGACCGTTCATCCACTTGCGATTGAACAGCGCGCGGGAATTACCGTTGAGCGTGTAGCAGAAATTTATTCACTCATGATGCATCAAGAAGGGAAATCGCCTTTGACCAGGTAGCTTTGTTTATGCCCTAAAGAATCAATAATATGAAAAAGTTTCTTAACATAGGTTTGCCAATTGGAGTTGCCATATGTACTCCGCCCATCATCGCAGTTGGATATACTTTGTTTTCTCTACTGCTAACTGCAAGTCCTAACGAGTCGGTTAGTTCAATAATTTCGCTTGTATTTATTGGTTCTTTTTTTGTCTCAGCGGGGCATCTTTTTCTTTTCGGATTGCCGGGTGTGTGGCTGTTGCGAAAGTTGAAAATATTTCGTGGCTGGACGGTTATTTTGTTGGGACTGTTCGTCGGAAGTATTCCAGTTGGCATTTTTCTTATGCCGCGATACACAATGAACGCCGGCTACATTAGCAACAGGATAGTGATGATCAAAGATGGTGTTCCTACACAGGCATGGTGGAATGGTTACTTTCAAAATGTCGCCATTGTGGGATGCCTGGGCGCTTTGACTGGATTTGTATTTTGGTTGGCATGGAGGCGCTGCAATCCAACGGATTAAATCGTCTCTATTCATCAGAGATTGGAAACCATGTTCGTATTCTAAATATGAAAAACAAGTCAAAAACAAAACTGGACGCGATCATTGATACCTACGAAGAGCTCGCAGCGGAGTACAGAGTTCTTGGTGATCAAAAATTGATAGACTTGTTCGAGTCTTTTATACCGCTCATCCACGAATCGAAAACTAATTCCGAAATCAAGCGCTCTGCGATTGTTACTGGATGCGAACAGGGCTTAAGAGAAACGCCGCAATTTCTCGCTAATTTTAAGCTGCCAGAAGATATTCAAAGTACGGCGCTTAAGATTTTTTATAGAGTAGTGGAGACTCATATGCCAGCTTTTTTCGAAAAAGAGCGGCAGAAGCGAGGGCAGATAGTCAGCCGTGGGAAGATCAAAGGGGAACGTGAGTGGTATCTACTCCGGAATCGTGTGGATGAGATTGAAGGAGACGTTGCTCATGAAGTGGAGTTGTTTGAACTCTACAAGATTCTGGATGATTACGAGAGTGTGCCATAGTCGTGCGCGCAATAACGTCGATGGCAACGAGATACGACATAACTGTGACGGCCACGCTTCACTTTTTCGTACTTGAGTTTTAATGATAATTTTATGACACCGACGACAGATTTAGCCGCGCTAATCCCCATTACAAAGCATGAAACGGAGAAGGCCTCTGCATTGGTGCGGCTTGGTTTCCCAGCAGTTGAACCAGTTATGCCCCAAATTCTTGAGTGGCTGCAAGACCTGAATTGGCCGGTTGGCTTTATATTTCAACCGTTTCTGATTCGCATTGGACAACCGCTTGCCCCGTACATTCGAAACATTTTAGCTGGTCAAGACGACGGTTGGAAATATAGCTTGCTAGTTGCAGTCGTCGCTCCGTCAACCGAACTTGCGCAAACTCTGCGACCTGAGCTTGAGCACTTGGCAACCAGTCCGAGCGCAGGAGAATCGAAGGAGGAGGTTGATTTAATTGCGATTGAAATACTTGATGCACTTAGAAGTGGTGCACCTGAAGCTTAGCGGAAAATGACAAAATCGGCCAGATGCGGTCGCTCAAGGCCGATATCGACTCACGTACTACACTAGATTGACATAAATTTTTCATCTAAAGACCTTCGAATGAATTTTAGATTAATACTAATTTTCGTGGCCTTACTGGCGCAGCTAACAAATACGGGAGCCGCTTTGGCTGAACAATCCAACTTCGCAAATCTGAAACCCACACCCGAAATGGTGTTGGAAGCAAAGAAAAATCCAAATGGATGGGTGTATGTGATTGCTGGAAACTACGGGCCAAACGATGCGGTCCCGCCGGAAGCAATCGCCGGCGCTTGGAAGGTAGATTCATCAGGGACCATTGTGGCGGGCAGTTTTCAAGCGAATCCAAAGTACAAGCCAAATCATGATAAATAACGTGTTCGATTCCTAGGCCCATCCACCGACAGAACATCAAAATGCTATTTTTTGTTCTTCGATGGCGCCATCGAGTAAGGCCGCAATCGGTTGAATGTCTGGATAGGGTCGAAGCCTACCTTTCGTGTATGGCTTAGTTCGGCCAGAAGCGGTCAACCAGTAAAACTTAAAATCATGACCTCTAAAAATTCCACTTGGCGTGTTCATCCTTTTAAGCAAGGGTATGTATACACCGCCATAGAATCATTCAAAGGTGTGCCAGAGGACTTCTTAACGGATGTAGATTACGTGTTTGATGGTACGACTTATAGTCATTACGATTCGTCGACCGTTTTCACATTTCATATGAGCGGAAAAAACACCCCAATTCAATGGTGGTGGCATGACGAGGACTCTGAATCATGCCCTTTTACTCGATTTAAGCCGTATGATTGAGTCAACCGTAGACAGCCTGCAATCGGCCATAAGCAGTCGTTTCACTCGATATACCGCGTTTAAGAGATTTTCTACCCGAAGGGATTTACATGTTGGAACTTGTAGCCTGTTCAGTCTGTGGTGAGCTGCATTCGCCTGATGAAATCGAACTCGCCTTCAAGCGCCCGGATGCGATTGCAGCACTCTCGGCGATTGACAGAGAAAAATTCTGTAAAGAGACTGAAGACCTCTGCGCAATATGGGGCAAAGACGACGATTCGCATCGTTTTTTTGTGCGAAGCTTATTGCCGATAAAAGTTGTGGCTCGGTCTACCCCTTATAACATCGGTGCGTGGATAGAGGTATCCAAAGAGGTCTTTAGTAGAATTAATGAGCTTTGGGACAGCGACAGCCAACTTCACGAGCCGCTATATACAGGCAAACTAGCCAACGAAATTCCAACTAGGTCTGGCTCACTCGAATTGAATGGACATATCCAACTAACGGGGCCGACTACGCGCCCCAATTTCATGATTTCTGATACTGAATCGACCTTATTTGCCGACCAACAATTGGGCGTTACTGAACACCAAGCGGCAGAGTACCGAAAATAATTATCCCTGTTAATGCGTTAGGCAGCAGCCGGTCACAAACCGCCAGTCGCGGAACCTTGATAACCGACGTGATTAGACCGTTCCAATTAAATGGGCTGGTCGTGGAATTACAGGAACAAAATGAAAAGCGAAGAAAAGTTTATTAAGCAACTTCCTATCCCTGAATCCGCAATACGCGACGAAGATGCGGTGGAGATGCTGCGAGTATGGATTGCTGAGCGCAAGTTACATTGCTCAATGAAAGTTGGTATGTATCAAGAGTCAATGAATATTCCGGAAGAGAAAGCATGGGGAACAATCCTTGCAGATGCTGCACGACACTTGGCCAACGCGATGGAGTCTCGCTATTCGACGGATGCGGCGGAGTCATTGAGAAAGATTCGCGACGTATTTATTGATGAATTGGGGAACCCGAGTTCCGACGCGGACGGGGATTTTATAAAGAAACATTGATGGTAGCCATGGGCTGTGATGTTCCGCCTTGATGCGAACCGAATGAATCCAAGGGCTATAGTCGAATCTTGTGGGTATCCCTAGCTATGAGTGAATTTTTTAAAGAAATTATGATTTGGAAGCGCCTTGACAAGGTGTCGGCTGTCCGATATTCGTGCCTAAATGATTTGCAAAATGGTAAATTTGCCGTTCAAAGCGCGGATTTCTTTCGATTGCCATTGGATGGGTATTCGGCGAACGAATTCGCAAGGCAATTCGCTGTGCTTTTTATTGAGGTTCCGCCACGAGAACGTTGCTCATGGTTTGATTCGCTTGATGAGGCAATAATTTATCATGAACGCGAATTCTCATAGTGCCGGTAATCGCGGCTATTAGTTGCATGTCCGCTTCCAGGTAGTACGAAGGGCCGCTGTGGGGTATGGATTCAACCGGTGGATGCAACACTTGATGACGAATTTCAAAATGAATACAGAAGAACTTTTAAGAGAAATTGCGATAACATTTCCACCTATCGAGAAACCCAATAACCTGGTTATTTCTTTCCACAAAGATGAATGTTTTCAATGTGAATATTTGCGCAAAGACTTGAGTGAATTTTATGGCACTTTGCTGCCAGTTAAAGCTATTCGTACGATACACCAGGAAATGAGCTGTCTTTCTGCGCAAGGATGGCGCTGGGTATTACCTTCGTATCTCACGCATTGCGTAAGTGTGAAGACCGTTTCCGATGATATGGAAACGGAATTTTTAATCTACAACTTGGGACCTAGTCAGCAATTTCAAGATGAAACGCTCGAGCGATTGTCCGCACTTAATTTTCCTCAAATTGACTGTCTCATACATTTTCTTGAATGGTGTTCAGCGCACGAGCATTGGGCCGCATACTGCCCTGAAGATATTGAGAGGGCTCTGTCGTTTATGCGAACAGTGAAAAACGATGGTGCCGCGCGAGATTGAAAATTTAGAGTAGCTGCGGTCACCCTCATCGTTGAGTGTCCGCTTTGAAGAAGATCGAATGTCGCTTTTGGGTCGAAATCCACCTGTTGCGGCAGGCTCAAAACGGCCAGAACCTGCCAGTCGAGAGTCTGCTCCAAAGCTGACATTGGTGTCGCTGATATTGGAAAACTTCCGCGTAAAATTAACATTTTTCGTGGCATTACAGAGGTGTAGATGTATCGTATTATTAAATTCATTGGCTGGTATATCGCACTCTCAGTTGCAGCAATATTGGGAATGCTAGTTCTTGCATTTCCTGACTATCCGAATACGCAATCTGGCTGGCTGTGGTTTTTTGTTTTGGCACTGCCTGTAACACTTGTCGGTGACTTGATAGGAGAATTCACTTTTAGAAATCGCGTGGCGCAAGCCATTTTAGAAAAATCACAAGGCAAGGCGTTCTCGTTACTGCGCATCCTATACGGACTTATTGCGATGCTAATATTGTTCGACATAGTTTGGACGCTTGCGATGCATTTCGGCGTGAATAAAGTGTGATTTTTTACCTCCTTAATTAGTCGGCACCCGGCCACTACCTGCCGGTCGCAGGTTGTTCTCGTTAGCCGACGTTCGTAACGGTGTGTTAAAAAAACATTCATGTTAGATTGTCGTTTTCGAACATTCAACACGAAAGCTGCCATGAAACGCGCACTTTGGCCCACAGTCTGGTTGCTCGTTGTTGCTTTGCTCGCGGCTGTTTTCGCAGCAATTTCAGGGTTGATATTTTGGTAGGCATTTCTGATCGTGGTAGCGGCAATCCTAATCAACGGTTGGGCGGCAACACTTGAAGACGATCTCCCTGGAGGGTTGAATAGCCCAGACGGAACTCACGCGCCGAGATATGCAATTGTCACGGGCTGGATAATTCGCATTCTTGGGGTTTTACTTATGCTTTCGTGTCTTGCTGCTCTTGGTGCCTACTTCTTTGGATCTCAATAACAGACATGATAGTTGTTGTGGCCGTTTGCGGCGACAGGCAGTAATCGGCCAATTGCGGACGGTCGAAAGTCTTTGCAAAACTAGTGGCGATTCAAAATACCATGGAGGTTTTAGAATGTCCGTCGCACGAATATCATCAGCCAGCCTAATGGACCGAAGCATTAATAAATTTCGTTTGTCCAGCCGCGAACTTTTCAATACCTATTTTCTTGAGAACTTATCGGACGATCAGAAAGATTCGAACTATCTAGAGCATTTCGACTTTGTTGAAGAAAGCCTCTTTCTTGCCTTAGTTGCGATGCCGAATGGATTGAATAAGATTGTGTATGGTCGTCCTCAACCACAAATTCTGGTCAAAACCTCTAGCGAAGTTGGCGCGCCTTTAATGCTAAATCGTGAAATCGATGGCGGGTACTGGGATTATCCAATTGCGTACAGCGTACCTAATGTAGTTTTTACGTTCGTTAGATTCTTCGATTGGGATCAGACGAACTATAAAGACAATCGGTTCGTTCAGGTTATTGTAGAAGAATGGCCTGGAAATACAGAATTGATAGGAAAGCACGCCTTACTCGAGACGCATTACGTTACCTATGAAAAAGCATAAAACTTCGCTCAACACTTCAAGCTGGTGTGCTGGTTAGCTCGGGTCAACCATGACTGACTGGATTGAGCCGAACTTGGTCTTTCGCGAATGACTGAGTCCGGCCAGGAGCTGACGGTCACGGATGTGCCTCCAAAGCAGTCGGTCCAGCTTCTCAGGCCTAGTCCCTCTCAAGTGGGCACGCAATACGTGGAACTGTATCTGCGTCGCAAATTCTCTTGACAAATCCCTGGTTTTGAAATCATAGTGATATCACTTCGATATTTCATCGAAAGCCGGGGAAACCCGTTACAAGGGGAGTTGCTATGCACACAACACAAGAGCATATTTGCAAGACCAGTGATGGCTATACGCCATTGGCGATTTTTTTTCTATCGGGGTTGCTTGGACTCGGCATCCTGATTAGCTCTAATGCAACGCGCCCGATTGCATGGGTGGCAGTTGCCATCTTCTTGATTATTGCTGCCGTGTTCGGCTTGCGAGGGTTATATATTGTGCAGCCCAATCAGGCAGCCGTATTACAGTTGTTTGGTGCATATCGAGGCACCGTGCAGGACAATGGCTTGCGCTGGTCTAATCCATTTCTCAGTAAAAGGAAGGTGTCTTTACGCTCAAATAACCTGAATATGGATAAACTCAAAGTCAACGACAAGCGTGGCAACCCTATTGAAATCGCCGCGGCTGTTGTATGGAAAGTTGAAGATTCGGCGCGCGCAATTTTTGATGTCGAAGATTTTCAGGTGTTTGTAAAAGTACAGGCGGAAGCTGCGTTGCGACACGTTGCAACTCATTTTAGCTATGACGATAATGGCTCGGAAAATCGGAACGGAGAAGAAGAATTAACTTTATTGAGAGGTGGTGACAAATTTCTGACGATGTTGGTTGAAACCCTGCAGAGTCGTACCGCTGCGGCGGGCATTATGGTGCAAGAGGCACGTCTAACCCATCTTGCCTACGCGCCGGAAATTGCCGGTGTGATGCTTCGTCGCCAGCAGGCAGAAGCCGTAATCGCGGCACGTCAAAAAATTGTCGAAGGCGCGGTTGGCATGGTCGAGATGGCTCTTAAAGCGCTATCGGACAAGAAAGTTGTGCACTTGGACGACGAGCGCAAGGCGTCGATGGTGAGTAATTTATTAGTAGTGCTATGCGCGGACCGCGAAGTTGAGCCGGTGATAAATACTGGCACTCTGTACCATTAAATTTATTCATATGGCCAGCAATAGAAAACAATTTTTACTTCGGCTCGACCCAAAACTCTGGGCCGAGCTTGAAGCGCTGGC
This DNA window, taken from Collimonas arenae, encodes the following:
- a CDS encoding PAAR domain-containing protein, producing the protein MVMRKIVVVGDKTTTAGVILPNANSTFSVGDASHKVALIGGQATCLACKGVGVIAKAGGPRRMNFMGEVALENDIVICGCPVHPKLVANLRQTMTYDDQAEALGNVAIPAAAGMIASSQVGESPAHANVSRPDEQVRAVDAKTGDPIADLAYYIEAPDGSTHNGYTDSAGLCDRLTTFQPQELKVWFGEDAEEKMRSA
- a CDS encoding DUF2199 domain-containing protein translates to MSFTFKCNACGEIHEGMPSFDCHAPLSYYNIPEMERAGRCDLGSDDCVIDKQQYFVRGCIEIPVQGETEPFSWGVWVSLSEVNFLLWLKYFEEEKRSQVGPFFGWLNAWLKPYPDTIGLKTMVHLRDNGIRPYIELEPTVHPLAIEQRAGITVERVAEIYSLMMHQEGKSPLTR
- a CDS encoding DUF5071 domain-containing protein, coding for MTPTTDLAALIPITKHETEKASALVRLGFPAVEPVMPQILEWLQDLNWPVGFIFQPFLIRIGQPLAPYIRNILAGQDDGWKYSLLVAVVAPSTELAQTLRPELEHLATSPSAGESKEEVDLIAIEILDALRSGAPEA
- a CDS encoding DUF2199 domain-containing protein; translated protein: MLELVACSVCGELHSPDEIELAFKRPDAIAALSAIDREKFCKETEDLCAIWGKDDDSHRFFVRSLLPIKVVARSTPYNIGAWIEVSKEVFSRINELWDSDSQLHEPLYTGKLANEIPTRSGSLELNGHIQLTGPTTRPNFMISDTESTLFADQQLGVTEHQAAEYRK
- a CDS encoding DUF5076 domain-containing protein, whose product is MKSEEKFIKQLPIPESAIRDEDAVEMLRVWIAERKLHCSMKVGMYQESMNIPEEKAWGTILADAARHLANAMESRYSTDAAESLRKIRDVFIDELGNPSSDADGDFIKKH
- a CDS encoding DUF6714 family protein — its product is MNTEELLREIAITFPPIEKPNNLVISFHKDECFQCEYLRKDLSEFYGTLLPVKAIRTIHQEMSCLSAQGWRWVLPSYLTHCVSVKTVSDDMETEFLIYNLGPSQQFQDETLERLSALNFPQIDCLIHFLEWCSAHEHWAAYCPEDIERALSFMRTVKNDGAARD
- a CDS encoding SPFH domain-containing protein; this encodes MHTTQEHICKTSDGYTPLAIFFLSGLLGLGILISSNATRPIAWVAVAIFLIIAAVFGLRGLYIVQPNQAAVLQLFGAYRGTVQDNGLRWSNPFLSKRKVSLRSNNLNMDKLKVNDKRGNPIEIAAAVVWKVEDSARAIFDVEDFQVFVKVQAEAALRHVATHFSYDDNGSENRNGEEELTLLRGGDKFLTMLVETLQSRTAAAGIMVQEARLTHLAYAPEIAGVMLRRQQAEAVIAARQKIVEGAVGMVEMALKALSDKKVVHLDDERKASMVSNLLVVLCADREVEPVINTGTLYH